A region of the Oncorhynchus gorbuscha isolate QuinsamMale2020 ecotype Even-year linkage group LG02, OgorEven_v1.0, whole genome shotgun sequence genome:
CAGAGGAGCACAAACACAGAAGCACGGACACGACAATTCATTAATCAATAATTCAATTAAGCAAAGGGATTTTaattatgtacagtacattatccGATACGTCTCCAAGCACCATTTAGAAACACATATAACCATTGATACCAACGCAAATCAAAAAGGCAGCTCGGGAGTCAAAAGAGGACCACAGCATTTTGTGAGATTGAAGTGGCCATGATTGTAAAATGCCATCGCAAGGACACCTGACACAGCTGGTAAGAAGTAATCTTGCTACAATAAAGAAAATTGATCTGTGGAGAAAATGGTTGAATGGCTGCTGTGTTCACGCCAGCAAATACCCTCGAAGCGTCAAGCTTACAAGGGCTCGATTTACTAAGGTGCAAAGTTACACCCGGTGCAAAGTTAGGAccgttttttttctctcccccaAGATGAAATGgaacaaaaatattaaataaaaggTTGTGAGACATTAAGGTGAAGCACACATTTCAGCTTATTAAAAGTTTAAGCTTAAAAAAGCTTTAAAAAATTAAACGAGTAAACTTTTCACCTGTTTTAGCAATCTGTCTCAAATCTGTCTTTAACTAGATATGGAGTAAAGCTAATGTAGCTGTGAAATGCAGACTGAATCGTGCTACATTTCACTTTACTGAATTCAGTCTGGATTTCCAGGCTAGCCAATAGCAGTTATGTTAAAAACCAAGGTCATAGTTCCTGTTTGAGCCATGGCTGTGTCCGCACAGCCCACTAGAGCTTGCTGTCTCCGTCCCTCACCTGTCTGGTTTTGGCCGAAGTCTCGATGAAGGGGATGCCGTAGCTGCGCGCCAAGTCCTGAGCCTGTTTGGTGTCCACCGTCCGGGACGGCAGGTCACACTTGTTTCCCACCAGCACCATGGGCACGTCTTCCGAGTCTTTCACCCGCTTGATCTGCTCTCTGGTGAACAAAGATGACAGGGAAGGCAAGGGTTACATACCAGTGAAATGCTTTGGTCATCCAAAGTATGGAATGGACTCCTTTTTGAGGTTATTGATTTCACACACAACCTGGTTAAAGGGTTGGTGAAAGAGTGGATGTTGGCTTTGACACAGTTGACACAACTGTGTCTGCTTGGAAACAGATACAACTACAGTCCGCTGGTTTAACTATAGTCCGGCTTACCGCCATCAGTGCAATCGGCAGTAGAACTTCAGATGTTGTGGCAGAACCTAGCTCACCTATAGTGGTGGATGTCCTCGAAGGACTTTGTGTTGTTGATGGCAAAGACACAGAGGAAGCCCTCCCCTGTCCTCATGTACTGGTCCCTCATGGCGCTGTACTCCTCCTGACCTGCAGTGTCCAGGATGTCCAGCAGACACGTCTCCCCGTCAATCACCACCTGCTTCCTGTATGAGTCCTGAAGGAgggagcaagaaagagagagatgggtggttCAGGACTGGACACCTATAAATGAGCACATATTCATAGGTGTTCAGTCTACCCGACTAGGGCTCTGAAATCCTCTATGTAACTATATGGTCATAGAATGCTCATCTGACAAAGTTCCAAAGGAAATACAACAGTATTAGAATGAAAGAGAATGGATGGGATGAGCAGGTAAGTGAGACTATATGTGCACTAGGGAAGACATGCATTCAGTCTTCAAGCAGTCATAAATTGATTAGCTTTCTGAGTAATCATTTTGGACATGTCAAACTTCATCACGTAGccacctacatttacattacattacatttacatttaagtcatttagcagacgctcttatccagagcgacttacaaattggtgcattcaccttatgacatccagtggaacagccactttacaatagtgcatctaaatattttaaggggggggaggggtgagaaggattactttatcctatcctaggtattccttaaagaggtggggtttca
Encoded here:
- the kras gene encoding GTPase KRas isoform X1 encodes the protein MTEYKLVVVGAGGVGKSALTIQLIQNHFVDEYDPTIEDSYRKQVVIDGETCLLDILDTAGQEEYSAMRDQYMRTGEGFLCVFAINNTKSFEDIHHYREQIKRVKDSEDVPMVLVGNKCDLPSRTVDTKQAQDLARSYGIPFIETSAKTRQRVEDAFYSLVREIRLYRLKKLSKEEKTPRCVKLKKCVVM
- the kras gene encoding GTPase KRas isoform X2 — its product is MTEYKLVVVGAGGVGKSALTIQLIQNHFVDEYDPTIEDSYRKQVVIDGETCLLDILDTAGQEEYSAMRDQYMRTGEGFLCVFAINNTKSFEDIHHYREQIKRVKDSEDVPMVLVGNKCDLPSRTVDTKQAQDLARSYGIPFIETSAKTRQGVDDAFYTLVREIRKHKEKMSKEGKKKKKKSKTKCLLM